One Longimicrobiales bacterium genomic window, GTCAACGACCGCCTCAACGATCCAGGCGTCGCGATCCTCGACGCCCGCCCGCCCGCGGAGTTCTCCGGCGCAACGCCGGGCGACGGTATCGACCGGCCCGGCCACATTCCCGGCGCCCGCAACGTGTTCTGGCAGACGCTCGTCGAGTCGGCCGACAACCCGAAGCTCCGCGATGAAGCCCAGCTCCGCCAGATCTTCGAGCAGGCCGGTGTCGGCCCCGATGACACCATCGTGGCGTACTGCCGCACGGGCGGGCAGGCCAGCTTCCTGTACACAGTCGCGCGCCACCTCGGCTACGACGTGAAGCTGTATGACGGTTCGTTCATCGACTGGAGCAGGACGGACTACCCGGTCGAGAGGTGACGGAGCTGCCGGCCGGGCGGGCGCGCGCGGCCCGGCCGGCAGCTGGCCCGGCGTTTGCCCGTGTCCCGTTCGGGGCCGGCAGCGGCCCGGGCAGCACTTGCAACCAGGATTATCTTCCCGCATGACCCCGCGCCGCGGTCGTACCCGTCAGGATTCCGCTCTCCAGCTGACGCTGGAGCTGTCATGGCTCACGGAGGACGAGCTGCTGGGCGCGCTGCGGATGCGGGGCGCGGTTTTCCTTCGTGAAGTGCGCTTCCGGCCGAACCGGTCGCGCCTGATCTCGCTGTCGGCGGATCGTCGCCGGCTGAACCTCCACGACTGCTTCCGGGCGGCTCCGGCACGGGTGATCGATGCCGTGGCGACGTTCACCACTGCGCCATCCCGTTCGCGTGCGTTCCGCGACTCGATCGAGCACATGCGTGAGTGGCATGAAGGTCAGGTAGCGGAGTACGGCCTGGGCGAGCCGGTGGCGAGCTGCGGCACACCACGGCAGCTGCGTTACCTGGAGTCTGTGTACTCGGCCCTGAACGCCTCACATTTCCGGGGGAGTCTGCCGGAACCGCTGCCGATCCGCCTGAGCGATCGGATGTCGCGGCGTTTCGGCCATGTGAGCTATGCGCGGACGACGCGCGGCGACCGCAAGGTCGCGGAGCTGGCGTTGAACATCGACCTGCTGCTGCCGGGCAACGAGCGCGCCCTGCTCGACACGGTGCTGCACGAGATGGCGCACATAGAGGCGTGGCTGGTGCATGGACATCGGGAGCACGGCAGGATCTGGCGGGAGGTGGCGCGTCGCGTCGGGTGTGAAGCGAAGGCGTGCACGCACATGCGGCTGCGACGTCGCCGGTCGGCCGCGCCCGTCGAGGACGTGCCCGTGTTGCAGCTGCCGATGCCACCCCAGGCAAGTGTTCCGGCGAAGGCCGCGTCAGGCCTGCGGCGCGCGGCCCATCAGGGCGCCTGACGCCTCAGCGGATCCTCTCGACTACGGCTGCCACGCCTTCCACTCCGGCGCGGTCGATGGCGCTGAGAGCGATGACATCGGCCGGCTCGCCGTTTATCCATTCGACATGGATATCGCGCGTTCGGCCGGGGATGAGACGTGTGCGCCACGCGGATCCCCAGCGCGCCCGCAGGACCCAGGTCGCAGGCGTCGACGTCCCCGGCTTCAGCTCGACAATCGTCCTCGCATTCCGCTCGTCCTGCACCACGGCCACCTGCGGCGCCAGCAGTCTGCCCGGCGAAAGCCATGGTGACGCCGGTACGAGCGCTGGCTGCGCGTATACGTGTGCGCGGAATGCGTCGCCGAGACCATCGGGGTTGCGCAGCAGGCTCGACGCGCTGAAGTGGATGTTGCCGGCTGCGCCCGGCTGCTCGCGCGTGATGCGGATCTGATCGAGGATCTCCGTCGCGTTCCAGCCGCGCGCGCCGCCGCTCACGCTGTTCGGAATGTTACCCGCGAAGATGTGCCTGCCGTGCCGGTTCTGATCCGACCACCATTGCAGCAGCGTGGCATAATCCTGCTGCGGCGCGTACGTCTTCCAGTAGAGCTGCGGCGCGTAGTAATCGGCCCAGCCGTTGGTGAGCCATTTGCGCGAGTCGGCGTAGAGCTCGGTGTAGGCATCGAGGCCGCGCACGGACTCCGGATGGCCCGGTCGCCAGATGCCGAACGGGCTGATACCGACGCGCACGTGCGGCTTGATGCGGCGAATCGTGCCGTACAGCTGCTCCACGAAGCGATCGATGTTCGCGCGCCGCCAGTCGGCGCGGCTGAGGCCGGACTGCATGCCGTAGCGGCGCCACGTCGCGTCGTCCGGGAACTGGATCAGGCGCCGGCGAGAGTCACGCTCCTGGTACGGATAGAAGTAATCGTCGATGTGAACTGCATCGATGTCGTAGCGGCGCACGACATCGCTGATGACGTCGAGCGCCTGCTGGCGTGCATCCGGCTCGGCGGGGTCCATCCAGTAATGGGTGCCGTAGCGACGTACCAGGTCCGGGCGACGCCGGATGACGTGGCTGGCAGCGAGCGGTGCCTTCTTTGCCACGAAGCCCGCGCGGAACGGATTGAACCACGCGTGGAGCTCGAGCCCGCGCGCGTGCGCCTCTTCGACAGCGAACGCCAGCGGGTCCCAGTACGGATCCGGCGCCCGACCCTGC contains:
- a CDS encoding SprT family zinc-dependent metalloprotease → MTPRRGRTRQDSALQLTLELSWLTEDELLGALRMRGAVFLREVRFRPNRSRLISLSADRRRLNLHDCFRAAPARVIDAVATFTTAPSRSRAFRDSIEHMREWHEGQVAEYGLGEPVASCGTPRQLRYLESVYSALNASHFRGSLPEPLPIRLSDRMSRRFGHVSYARTTRGDRKVAELALNIDLLLPGNERALLDTVLHEMAHIEAWLVHGHREHGRIWREVARRVGCEAKACTHMRLRRRRSAAPVEDVPVLQLPMPPQASVPAKAASGLRRAAHQGA
- a CDS encoding family 10 glycosylhydrolase; the encoded protein is MTHTARMSPAPGTARRAHAATRRAACLVAAAALSALAACQPRMAPREAGPLPRSAPRDTIHIDQLRGTTREADPPELASATDATVAGQGGGDAGVHGDAAGAAYRTSVTPVALPDVDREFRGVWVATVGNMDWPSRRSLTTAEAQQELIRILDAARDHGLNAVILQVRAAGDAFYDSDIEPWSDYLTGEQGRAPDPYWDPLAFAVEEAHARGLELHAWFNPFRAGFVAKKAPLAASHVIRRRPDLVRRYGTHYWMDPAEPDARQQALDVISDVVRRYDIDAVHIDDYFYPYQERDSRRRLIQFPDDATWRRYGMQSGLSRADWRRANIDRFVEQLYGTIRRIKPHVRVGISPFGIWRPGHPESVRGLDAYTELYADSRKWLTNGWADYYAPQLYWKTYAPQQDYATLLQWWSDQNRHGRHIFAGNIPNSVSGGARGWNATEILDQIRITREQPGAAGNIHFSASSLLRNPDGLGDAFRAHVYAQPALVPASPWLSPGRLLAPQVAVVQDERNARTIVELKPGTSTPATWVLRARWGSAWRTRLIPGRTRDIHVEWINGEPADVIALSAIDRAGVEGVAAVVERIR